The Clavelina lepadiformis chromosome 1, kaClaLepa1.1, whole genome shotgun sequence genome segment AAGATGTTCTTGCTAAAGGCTTACAACGCTAAACTTGcataaagcaaaatttgttCAGGATTATTGTTGACAATTTTTAGACACTGGAGTTATTTTTCACGCAAACAAGGAACCCGAATATCAATACAACTTTCAAAAATTGCTGCTGCAGCGCAGAATTGTTCTAAAGTTGGACTACATAAGCCATCGTCAGAAAGAAATTAGAAGAGTGACTTGGCCGGAAAAAGATACGGAGAATCCCGTAAGGGTTGCGTCGCAAGTTTCAGATTTTTTGCCTGTTTGTTAAGGAAAGGTTTATAGaaatttataacttttagGCTGTCAATGTAAACGAAAACATCAGATGGAGTGCGCTAGTTGGCGACACTTCGTTCGGGTCAAGTGAAAGAGTGCTTTCCAGAGGAACTCACAGCACACTGAAAGCAAGGCTGGCCGCAAATACAATGGAATTCATAAGAAGTATGGAAAATAACAGAGACGTACCACATGGCAAGCTATCGTCAGTTAAACATCTACACTCCTACCGTACGTTGAATGGAAATCTTTCAATGGACATAATATCATGGTTTGAAGGATCTTATCAACCATCTTCGACTGCTTATGCCGATTTAAACTACCCAACTAGAACGCTTAATGTCCATCAAAGACAATACATTTGCAATTCTGTTCATTTCCTGCACGAACCCTACGAAGTTAACGTTAGTGCAGTCAATAACCGAACAATCGAGCGCTACTTATGGCTTTCCTTGATGCCAAGCTCCTCAATACCAAGCAAGCCTCTGCGAAGTGAAGACGACACGACAATTAACTTTGTGACGACATTGAGCGGACGAGCATCGAATTTTCTACGGTTCATTGAGAATTTTGAGACCACGTTCTTAAAGCGTGGAGAGAACGTTAACCTATTCGTGACTTTATTTGAACAAAGCGCTAACTCTGCTGCCTTCGCTACCGAAATTATTGAAAACCtacagcaaaaatatttggaaTTGAAATTGCAAATACTGCTTCTGAATACAACGTTCAAGTTTTCTCGAGGGGTGGGGTTGCAAGCAGCAAGCAAACAGATCAACAACCCAAAcgagattttgtttttttgcgaTATCGACCTCATTTTTAGACCAGAAATTCTTACACGCATAAGACGTAATGTACAACAAGGACATCGAGTGTATTATCCAGTGTTTTTCAGTCAGTACGATCCAAAAATCGTCTACGCCGACAAAGGTTCGCCTCTTAGTCATTTCCACTTTGACGACATCAGCGGGTTTTGGAGATATTTCAGCTTTGGaatgtttgcaatttacaaaaGCGACTTTGAGAAAACTGGAGGTTTTGACACAAGCATTCATGGCTGGGGTTTGGAAGAtctcaaaatggtaaaattattttgtgacCCTTTACTCTAGGAAGGGAAGCGATTTTAAGCTGTTGCAAATTATGTCATCCAATATAAGTTACACCATTTCATAACGCAAACTTTCTATGGTCAATATATCCTCAGGTTGCCGAAGTACAAAAGGCCGGTTTGGACATTTTTCAAAGCACGGAACCAGCACAGGTCCATATTTATCATGACAAGTTTTGCGATCCGAAGACAACACCCAAGCAGTTTGAAGATTGTAAAAAATCAAGAGCAACACATTTCGGATCGAAgtcgtttttgtattttctttacaAGTTTAGCTCGAACTTAGCCAATGAACTGGGGCATTCTTGAGCAAATTATTATGTGTTCTAATTTCTGAAGCTTACCCGATTTTTCCGACTCGTCATATTCAGATTATCATGTTATTAACGAGAAACGCTACTATCCGAGGTAATCCACTATTTTCGGTCTTCTATAAGTTATATATCATATAACTTACTACGTATAAGCACCAAACTATTTCGTTTCATCGCTAATATCAATTCCATCAAAGAGATGAGGGGTTATTACCAGAGCAAAAACACGAGTTGCCTATGCAGCCTATTGGCCACTGGAAATAAGCTAAGTCTATCATCGAATGGAATAACatcaataaagaaaaataactGGAAAATATTCTTATATCAATTGCTAATTATTATTCGGGTCATTTTAATCTTTTTCAGTTGATGTATATTCCGTTAAGGAATAAAACCTCACTTATGATATTCTCAAGGTTGTTACAGAATGTTTCGCAAAATAACTTACGTCAAGACAAAATAGTCAGCAACAGTAAAACAACACATCTCATGATAACTTTctattaattaataaacacATTGTTTGACAGACCATAATAACTATGTAccacaattttaattttaaaatataggcctataaacGATAACTTCAAGTTTCTATTAGGACttctaacaattttttttcgttAACAATCAACACTCTGAAACTAGCATTTGAAAGGTCTTTGCAACGGTTCTAGGTCGATTGAACCCACGGACTATTCAACcaacggacgattcaaccctaAAACAAACGCCTGATAACAAACTGCGTAGACGATTTTGTAAACGGGTtaaatcgtccgtgggtttaAAGGTCCGTAGGTTAAATCGTCCGTTGGTTGAATAGTTCGTGGTTTGAATAGTTCGTGGTTTGAAaagtccgtgggttgaatcgtccgcggggttgaatcgtccgggttGAACCGTCCGTGAGTTGAAtcatccgtgggttgaatcgttctAGGTTGAAAGGTCCTGGATTGAACtttcctgggttgaatcgtctgaCCACAATTGGTATAGTGGTAAAAGCGGCATCCGGGCCTGATACGGAACTGCGTAGACGTTTTTGTACACATGTTGAATCGTCTGTGATGTGAATCGTTCTGGTTTGAATGGTcctaggttgaatcgtccgtgggttgaaaggtccgacCACCATTGGTATAATGGTAAAAGCGGCATCCGGGCCTGATACGGAACTGCGTAGACGTTTTTGTACACATGTTGAATCGTCTGTGAtgtgaatcgtccgtgggttgaaaggtccgtgggttgaaaggtgtCATGACCTCGAAACTCAAACAGTAATTCAAGTAACTtaggttttattaaaacaaaaccgaACAGTCctaaaaacaaatagaatcagTTAGGCAAAACATGAAAGATATATAACACTTATATATCTGAACTCATACTATTGAACAGCCGACCCACCGACACTGCGCTTACTACTGGAATGACGTTTTATCGATGGGACCAGCACATATAAGGCGGAGAAGCAATTAAGGCAATTAAGGAGGCGTGATTACGCTCCAAGCAAACTAGTGTAAACGAAGGTATGTCACCGGCGGAATGTCACCAcaaaaggtccgtgggttgaatcgacctagaATCGTATACCAATACACATCTTctgttgaaatgaaaacaagttTACGTATCGTGTTGTAATGAGTAGGCCTGCTTAACGAAAGATAAATAAAGCCTAAACGTTGATTAACTTAAAAGTGAAACCTTAGAGACAACTGTTTGCTGATGAAAATTAAGACTGCCCGCAAAATAAGTTTGAAGCTGGAGATcgaacattttgagaatagTATAAGTCTATTGTCTCCAGTCAATTTATTATTTCGAAAATAAACGAATAACCTTTCCTATAGCAGAGAGAGGGATTCTGTGAGCTATAGTCTGCTTATTTCGTTGTGGTTAGTTTCTACTGTACAAGCTAAGATATGCTTTACCATGATCAATTATGTAACTTtggcaaaactttttaaagaaAGTAGTTTAaagttggaaaaaattgcCAGAAAATAACTAAAAACTAGCACATAATATTTGTAGCAGTAAATGCAAAACGAGAGCTGTTTATAACTTAAGGATCACAAAATCACTGCAAACTATAGCCTACGACTGCTATTACAATTACGATTGCTAATGTAGCCTAATTGTATTTTacgaattttattttattttactgtatACTATATCAGCCAACATCATACTTTTTACGAAATTATTAAGCGTAACAATATCAGGTTAATATGATCTGCAGTCGCTTTATTACGAAACATCCATattcaaaacaacaattaggcctactacaaaaaaacatttaaaactaaaTTGATACGAGCATAACAGAAAAGATCAGAAAGTCCATTAATTAATCGTAAACAAAGAAGTTGTTCTTAAAGGGAAATTTTCCTTATGGGTCACTTCACAGAAAAGTTGCCTAAAGACCTCGGCCGCGATATAGCAATATAACACACCTATACCACTGGCTACAAGTCCACACTGCCACAAGAATACTCTGTTCGTCAATCAGTTCaaaggttgaatcgtccgaccaccgaATAAATTTACTACGTAACAAAGGGGGTTCAATATTTTGCAAGGGGTCATTATTTGGCACGACACCGTTACCCAAAGTTTCTATGAACTTTGCCGTTAACAAGCGGTCAGAATGACGAACTCTATAAGCATAACATACTAATAGACATGTTTTAGTATACTATACTATAAACAGGGTTAACATACCGTTCTTATTTCTAagttttgtccttatttcgaAGGTGTTTgtcttaaaaaatattaatgtccttttttctaagcaacgtccttatttttgtcttatttttaagACAGAGAGCCTATTTTGCGTATTTCGACACTTTAGTATGCCATTTTGTAcaaaagagataccaaaatcaaaaacataggaacattgattgccttctcctgttgtgcactgtttaaggtagtattcttctttcgcttcctagtcgtccttattatTGAGTCATGACCGATGGCAATCCTAGCTATAAGTATGCAATTGGATTGAgctaaaaaaattatttgagaATGTTGAATAacattgctgttttttttgtcgctgttcctttgtttttttgttagaaaatCTTGCTTTTGAATATTCTTTAAGATTTATAAACTTGTATTTGTTCCTAAAAGTCCGTATTTTACCTTTTTTACGGCATCCATAAAAGTCCTTACCGATTCTGTCTATTACCCCACTCTATCAAGGCAGTAAAGCCAGGCCGCCCACGTAAGATGTTCTACAGTGACACTTTTTGAGGGGTCTGGTGTAGAAGTGCACAGCCACAGGATGCCATTGTATAGTAGGCCTCGAACCACAACTCCTCAAATCGTGATGTCATCTGATTGTGGACTTGTGTACTAGAACTTTTTTGAGTGTGTTTCAAAAGCCCTATGCCTATAGGCTGACCCTACAtatctaaaattattttgtgcatGCTCAGTGTCCTCACCTAATCGCCTCTCTTGCTATTGGATACTTTGCTTTGAGTTCTCCGGATAAATGCGCCAATAAATATAAGAGAGTAAATATTTCAGCGAAACTAGTCACGCATGCAGCCGGTTTGAACCTAAAACTGCAATTGGTATAggcaatgcaaaaagtttattttagctggcctatttaaggttttattgaaatttgagCCCTGTCATGGCAAGTTTGCATTTTAGCACAGGGACATTTACACCCAAAAAATTAAGGTCGATGTTTATGCCACAATATTAATACTCTAGTTATTTTCTGCCGTAACTAGGCTAGGCTAGAGTTAGCTTAATTATTAGTTTAATCTTTATGAATAGAGCTGATTGGAAAGCGGTAAATTGGCTTGCACTTGCAATTTGTGAATGCTTGTTTATAGTGACACGATTTTGTGACACCATGCCAAAAAGGCTGTATAGCTGATATTTACACCGATGGCATAACAATATTTGCTCCTTTGCCACGCTGGAGATCTCCGGcgtatcatacaaactttccattcAGGGTTTGAATTGATTAAaaagtagatttaggttagttttctatgttataacatttacattaggttaacaagaaactaaaaaatagcttcaa includes the following:
- the LOC143469195 gene encoding chondroitin sulfate synthase 3-like isoform X1 produces the protein MTFLRRRFCCRKFQIKRVTILLKFLVGYLLGFWSCDKMLLDSNCDGERSSQTTTHSHARIFVGMMSMDKYLNSRVKAAVDTWMKRAEITVAVFANNNGTLNSRNERVTILENGVPVIQLAGVTDYVYPPQKKSFAMLNYLYAEHINDYDWFVRLDDDAFVNGEYLNLLLNSINSSKPFYLGGVGFGKHQEDYMEYDENYCMGGPGMVFSRGLLRKIGPKLSDCLLNLLTEHEDLELGRCVFKLGGVKCATNWQMRELFFQNFYKGGYAPNIKHISPHKIDTGVIFHANKEPEYQYNFQKLLLQRRIVLKLDYISHRQKEIRRVTWPEKDTENPAVNVNENIRWSALVGDTSFGSSERVLSRGTHSTLKARLAANTMEFIRSMENNRDVPHGKLSSVKHLHSYRTLNGNLSMDIISWFEGSYQPSSTAYADLNYPTRTLNVHQRQYICNSVHFLHEPYEVNVSAVNNRTIERYLWLSLMPSSSIPSKPLRSEDDTTINFVTTLSGRASNFLRFIENFETTFLKRGENVNLFVTLFEQSANSAAFATEIIENLQQKYLELKLQILLLNTTFKFSRGVGLQAASKQINNPNEILFFCDIDLIFRPEILTRIRRNVQQGHRVYYPVFFSQYDPKIVYADKGSPLSHFHFDDISGFWRYFSFGMFAIYKSDFEKTGGFDTSIHGWGLEDLKMVAEVQKAGLDIFQSTEPAQVHIYHDKFCDPKTTPKQFEDCKKSRATHFGSKSFLYFLYKFSSNLANELGHS
- the LOC143469195 gene encoding chondroitin sulfate synthase 3-like isoform X2; this translates as MLLDSNCDGERSSQTTTHSHARIFVGMMSMDKYLNSRVKAAVDTWMKRAEITVAVFANNNGTLNSRNERVTILENGVPVIQLAGVTDYVYPPQKKSFAMLNYLYAEHINDYDWFVRLDDDAFVNGEYLNLLLNSINSSKPFYLGGVGFGKHQEDYMEYDENYCMGGPGMVFSRGLLRKIGPKLSDCLLNLLTEHEDLELGRCVFKLGGVKCATNWQMRELFFQNFYKGGYAPNIKHISPHKIDTGVIFHANKEPEYQYNFQKLLLQRRIVLKLDYISHRQKEIRRVTWPEKDTENPAVNVNENIRWSALVGDTSFGSSERVLSRGTHSTLKARLAANTMEFIRSMENNRDVPHGKLSSVKHLHSYRTLNGNLSMDIISWFEGSYQPSSTAYADLNYPTRTLNVHQRQYICNSVHFLHEPYEVNVSAVNNRTIERYLWLSLMPSSSIPSKPLRSEDDTTINFVTTLSGRASNFLRFIENFETTFLKRGENVNLFVTLFEQSANSAAFATEIIENLQQKYLELKLQILLLNTTFKFSRGVGLQAASKQINNPNEILFFCDIDLIFRPEILTRIRRNVQQGHRVYYPVFFSQYDPKIVYADKGSPLSHFHFDDISGFWRYFSFGMFAIYKSDFEKTGGFDTSIHGWGLEDLKMVAEVQKAGLDIFQSTEPAQVHIYHDKFCDPKTTPKQFEDCKKSRATHFGSKSFLYFLYKFSSNLANELGHS